AGACTGCGTACTCTGTTAAGAACATCTTGAATGCGTTAGTGAACGTACATTTGATTTTGTTTTATTTCACAGGCGCGTACCACGATATATCCAAGAGATTGTTCGGACTTAAATACGCCTTGGGCCATAAGGTTGACGATAGTGAGGCAAAGTTTCGAAAAGCTAGCTCCAGTAATTACAGGTTCCTGGGTTACATCTTGCTATTGCAAGGCGCTGGTAAGTGGATTCCGTTGATGACTCGGCAGCTAGGCTCTTTAACGAGGCGAAAAGAAAGTAATGACAGCGAATGCAAAGAAATGCCAACGGACAGCGATATTATTACCAACGTACCTTCGGAGACTCAAATCATTCATGTCGATCTGTCAGACGAGTCCCAGCTGCCGTACATCCCCAAAGCGTCCAGAACATGCATATTATGTTTGAGTGTCATGATGGATCCCAGCTGTGCTCCGTGTGGTCACATTTTCTGCTGGACTTGCATTCTTAACTGGACCAGAGAAAGACCTGAGTGCCCTCTATGCCGGCAGAATTGTAAGACGCAGCAGGTGCTGTTGCTAAGGTAGTGAGTGACAGCCGAGGCGGAGATAGGTGTATTGTACAGACATTAGTCATCTAAATACCTATGTGGAACAGCAATTGCTTCTgttttcctttcttcttggtaGACGATGAGCCCGTGTTGAGTTCTGAAGCGCTGTCAGCAGCATCAAGAGATTTTTCTGGTTTTTGGCCCCATTTCTTTGGATCTGGTAGATTTGGTCTATTGACAGGCGGTATGTATACCTTTGGTTTGGGAGTCGGTAAGCTTGGTAAATCTAAGCCTGCCAGTTTATTTGCACTACCGCTCGATAACGACGAACTGGAGGAGGATTTTTGCCTGTTTTCCAAATATTTTGGGGTGACCACAACTGAACTGTCTGCAGGGGCCTTCTTCACCACGGGAAGTGGTGAACTTCTCTTTGGCGTGCTCAGATTTTTGTATGAGTGCGTTCTATAAGGAAGAGAGAATGGGTCATGATTCGCTGGGGGCGATTTTAAAGTGGGTAGATTCATTGTGTTAACATTTCTGCCGTGACTCGTTGACACAGAGTTGTTATTCGCACTCCAAACGCCGTTCACTATATTTGtagaagaggaaggatCTCTTGATAAACTAGGCAGCTCATTCTTTCTTGCATTTCGGGCCTCATGGGCTTCGTAAATGCTATTCAGCTCCTTGAATTTTGATGTATTAGGAGAATACGTCTCGGCAAGGTTATGAACTAACAGGTAGACATCGGCTTCTGGCGAGCTAAACAGACGTTTGTATGCGTCGAAAAGACCACGAGCGCTTAGACGATTTTTATCATAATCTTCATTGAACCTTTCGAAAGTCTCAAATTCTGATTGGGAGTTGCCAAGATAGTACTTGGCTCGTTCTTCCAGtctcaatttcttctctcgCACGCCTTCGTTTGGAACTGCTggtgaacttcttctcgaagaaactGATGAAGCCGAAGAAAAGCCATTATTGAGCGTATTGTTTTCAGTAATAACCCGAGAAGGTGCAGACATAAACGTGGACAGCTCTGATTGAAAAAGTCTAGGTTTACCTCTAATAATGTCACCATGTTCTTTCAGAATGTGGGCCTGTAGCTCCAGCTCGTCTGCAAAGACCACGAACTTGTTATCCAGGCATGTTTGCACCGTGCAAATGTAATGACAGTTCTTAAAATGGTCAAACAGCTGATCGTAGTCCCTAAAATACTGCGGTGAGGATGGATCGATTCTATCACAAATGTGGCACTTCTCATGCTGATGTCTCATGTGCAAATACAGTTCGTCATCCGAATAGAATCTTTTCCCAGAGCAAAAAGCACACATAGGATGGCCTTTGAACCCTTTAGAGTCGCCCTTGGATTGGTGATTGCGCAGCTGGTTAGGAGTATAGATCTTCAATTCCGTGGGGAACGCGTGCTTATGTGACGCACAGATCATACAAATGTTCTTGCTATGCTTCACTCTCAAATGCTCGTTAtacttcttgaagcttcCAAAATCTTCCCTCTCCCCTTGCGGACAAAGAGAGCAATAGTATTTTAACAGTCCCAACGTGGTCTCCGCTATCTCATGGCTGGTGAAGTTTATCCCATATTTCTCATCGTGGTCAGTAAAAACCTTGATATCCACAAACTCTTTGTCAAGCTGATCCGTAAATGTCAGGCTATCGTTCTCAGTTCTACAAATGAGACAGGTTTTCTTCTCGTAGAGTGCACGTTGTCTGAATGCGCATCTATAACAAGTCTTGTGGGAACAGGCTGACAAGGCAACGTAAGTCAGTTTGTCGGCACATATTAAGCAAAGATCAccgtcttcatcgactcCATCGCCACCTTCATGGGATTTCTTACCCTCTGATGGCCGGTTTCTAGCTTGCTTTCGGGATTTCGAGCCAGCAGTAAATTGTGAGCCCTGAGCACGCCTAAAGTTTGACTGTGGCAAAGTCTTCGATTCAGCACTCATTTCAACAAGTCAGATCCCCCTTTCAGGCCTTATTGGACCTGCTCTATAGTTGTTTGAAgtcttgatgaaaagatttGCAATATTATAAGCTGCAAACGCGGTGCGACGTCTTCTCAGCAAAATGAGTATTATTGTCGAAAGATCAAAGGTAATAAAGAGCTTCGTCAAGGCGCCATTGAGTCCTGACATTATCACCACCAAATTCTGGCAGTCGACTTTATATAAAGCAGTGAGCATGGCCATTTTTTCTTGACTTCAAAGCGATCTAAGAGCTTATCCGGCTTGTCGACGAGCAATGCTCGAGAAATTTGGATTTAGAGGATCCAGCTCTAGCCTCGTACTACTGATAGCACCACCAGTATGGTAGCTTTTGTCCTAGAACGTAGCTGTAAAGTAGAGTTTACCTTGCTTAAGTTAAAGGCTAGCCTCCGGCACATTACTCGTTAGCACATTCATCACAAGTAAGACGACGGTAGGTGATTTGCAATTGGATGGGAAGTTACGCCATTGGAATAAGTGACCGCAGTCTTGGCCGATGATCCTGCCCGAAGTTCGCTCAAGGACAAACCTGAAGCTCTCTGAAAGGGTGTTGTTTAGAACACAACTCTACGAAGTTGCTAGCAGCCGGCTGGAGGCTGCTCTCTTCACTAGCATCTGCTGTAGTAAGCTTATTACTATACTGCCTTATCTGTTCGCCTTTACTTGTAGAATCTCAAGCGACGTCCCCCCAGTAGCTACGTTAGAAACAGGATAACCACTAATCTGCCATGTCGAGCTCAGTTCCTTACTTcgaagatgaggaagacaCCGCCAAGGGTTTTGCTGACTCTCCTGAGTTTGAGAGATTGAAGGATGACATTGCCAGCATGCTGTTCGAGATAAACGGGCAGATTAGCACTCTACAACAGTTTATCTCCACGTTGGAGTCGCTAGTGGCTAAGGGAGATGTCAAGGCCAAGGTTGTGGACAGGATAGACAAGAAATCGGTGATCAATATTCGCAAAGTGGGTTCGTTAATAAAGGGTGTGAACGAATTGGTGATACAGATTGATGCGATAGAAGAGTCAGCTTTGGATAAACCCGAGCTCATTGCTCGAGAAAAGATTATTCGTGATGTTCGCTATTCTGTGCAGGAGTTCCAGAGCATTCAACGGCAATATGCTAGGGTGATGAAGGATGTAAATGCTAAGGCAGAAGCTTCATTGAAGCAGGAGGAGCAGAATCGCCAGAACATTAGTGCCTTGAGAcaagaggaggaggaccGTGGAGCGTCGGAGCGTGAGGAAGGTATATCAAGAGTTGTCAAGATAACTATCGAACGAGAACCGATCAATAACGAAGAATTCGCTTACCAGGAGAACTTAATTCGGCAGAGAGCCGATGAGATATCCAATATAGAGCAGGGAATAATCGAGTTGAACGAAATATTCAAAGACTTGGGCGCGGTTGTGGAACAACAGGGCATAATGGTTGACAATATCGAAGCAAACATATATTCGACAACTGACAATGCGGCAATGGCATCTCGGGAACTAAATAAAGCGCTAGGATATCAAAAAAACGCCAACAAGTGGTGCCTGTATCTACTGCTAGGCCTTCTCGTGATCTTTTTCGTACTGCTATTAATCGTTTTTATCTAAAGGTTAGTATACTTCCAAATGTTTACGTGGCCGTCATCGCCACCGGTGATAAGCATTGTGACACCGTCAACGGTTGTCCATTTGACAACGTTCACCTCGTGTGTACCATGACACTGCTTTGTCTTGGCAACGACGTTCCATACTCCGTTGACTTCTTGATAGACGGCCAAAGTACCATCAGAACCTGTGCTGGCAATCAACCCATTGGGACCCCATGCTACGCTGTAGACGGCTCTTGTATGAACTTGCGGCAAAGTCGCCTCGCAAGTCCATtcctgctcatcatcttcgctGTCGCCAGCGAACTTCCAGATTCGTACTGTCCTGTCATCGCTACCACTACACAGTCTTATGCTAGACTCtgatttctcaaaatctGAGCACCAGACAGTCCCTTCGTGGCCGTTGAGGATAGCTGCCGCTTCCCAGTCATCGTCAAATTCCTTCCATATCCTGATCGTATCATCATAAGAGCTGGAGGCAAGCAAATGCAAACTGGGGTGCCAGACTACGTGCTTAACGTCTTGAGAATGCTCCTGCAGAACGCTGATACATTCGTATTCCTCACCCATCTCGTCTGTCTCCCATATCCAGACACTTTTATCCCTAGAGCATGATGCCAGGTACGTTCCATCGTAAGACCATGCCACACTCTTCACCTCATTCTCATGTCCCTCGATTATCGCAAGAAGTTCCATTTCAAAGTCTGCCATCGTGGATGTGTAATCATTGGAAGAGTCATCCTTGCCCCAGATGGAGATCGTAGAATCGAAAGAGCCGGCAGCGAGGAGACAGGATGCTGGCCTCCATGCCACAGATCTAATGGTCTTTTTATGCACAGTatcatccagctcatcTATCACCTGTCTCGAAGATTTCAGGTTGACTATCTTGATGCATCGATCGGTAGATCCTGTCGCAAGCAACCCATTTGAGTCATCCAAACTCCAAACCTTATCCTTATGAAGTGCCAAGGACTCGACAAGTTCAATCATGGCGTCTGGAAACCTTTTATCGCTGTAGTCCTTTGTCTTTTGCCGATGGATGAACAATTGCATATTAAAGTTCCAGAAAGACACTAATGCTAATGAACCATCGAACAACCAGCTAAACTATACATAAGGTTCTCCTCCTATGATAATTGGGGGCGCTATAAGACGAACGTATGCTACGTCAAGGCTTTCAGACCCATGGAAGTCATTCAAAGGTCCCAGATGGGCGGTCGCTGTGacgacagcagcagctggttcTGCGATATATTTCAAATGGAGGCAATCGGAAGCCAGAGAGCTATCTCCTGAATATTTTACGCCCTATAGAATTTCGTTCAAGGAGGACATTGATCGTTCACACTTTCTGCTGGAGCTTACTCCAGTTGTTGAGCAGCAACAGAATCTATGGGCAAAACTGGGCTGTGAAAAGCTGTGGTCTGTAGAGATTAAGCAGCCAGAGGTCATGGTTGTCCGAAATTATACACCACTTCCGCTACAGATGAACAAGGATAACAAGTCTCTGGAAATTCTGCAAGACGGTGAACACGCTGGTGGTAAGCTACTCTTCTACATCAAGCAATATGAGCAAGGTGAAGTAGCGAGATGGCTGCATAGGCTGCCAGAAAATCATATTGTGGAATTGCGTGGGCCCTTCATAGACTACGAGTTCCCGCATT
Above is a genomic segment from Torulaspora globosa chromosome 1, complete sequence containing:
- the PEX10 gene encoding ubiquitin-protein ligase peroxin 10 (ancestral locus Anc_5.628); this translates as MVVDTRILTDRPLQLVQANQKDDQIEAFLSGKIVEVVKNIKGQLFANTHSLEISIAVKLIYLCFTTLKGARTLGEEYVDLIYVNRNGTMLVQRYKKLLFIASYCLGPYLISKTLRRYTRGSEDGSPKTAYSVKNILNALVNVHLILFYFTGAYHDISKRLFGLKYALGHKVDDSEAKFRKASSSNYRFLGYILLLQGAGKWIPLMTRQLGSLTRRKESNDSECKEMPTDSDIITNVPSETQIIHVDLSDESQLPYIPKASRTCILCLSVMMDPSCAPCGHIFCWTCILNWTRERPECPLCRQNCKTQQVLLLR
- the HEL2 gene encoding E3 ubiquitin-protein ligase HEL2 (ancestral locus Anc_5.629), whose amino-acid sequence is MSAESKTLPQSNFRRAQGSQFTAGSKSRKQARNRPSEGKKSHEGGDGVDEDGDLCLICADKLTYVALSACSHKTCYRCAFRQRALYEKKTCLICRTENDSLTFTDQLDKEFVDIKVFTDHDEKYGINFTSHEIAETTLGLLKYYCSLCPQGEREDFGSFKKYNEHLRVKHSKNICMICASHKHAFPTELKIYTPNQLRNHQSKGDSKGFKGHPMCAFCSGKRFYSDDELYLHMRHQHEKCHICDRIDPSSPQYFRDYDQLFDHFKNCHYICTVQTCLDNKFVVFADELELQAHILKEHGDIIRGKPRLFQSELSTFMSAPSRVITENNTLNNGFSSASSVSSRRSSPAVPNEGVREKKLRLEERAKYYLGNSQSEFETFERFNEDYDKNRLSARGLFDAYKRLFSSPEADVYLLVHNLAETYSPNTSKFKELNSIYEAHEARNARKNELPSLSRDPSSSTNIVNGVWSANNNSVSTSHGRNVNTMNLPTLKSPPANHDPFSLPYRTHSYKNLSTPKRSSPLPVVKKAPADSSVVVTPKYLENRQKSSSSSSLSSGSANKLAGLDLPSLPTPKPKVYIPPVNRPNLPDPKKWGQKPEKSLDAADSASELNTGSSSTKKKGKQKQLLFHIGI
- the PEP12 gene encoding SNAP receptor PEP12 (ancestral locus Anc_5.630), which gives rise to MSSSVPYFEDEEDTAKGFADSPEFERLKDDIASMLFEINGQISTLQQFISTLESLVAKGDVKAKVVDRIDKKSVINIRKVGSLIKGVNELVIQIDAIEESALDKPELIAREKIIRDVRYSVQEFQSIQRQYARVMKDVNAKAEASLKQEEQNRQNISALRQEEEDRGASEREEGISRVVKITIEREPINNEEFAYQENLIRQRADEISNIEQGIIELNEIFKDLGAVVEQQGIMVDNIEANIYSTTDNAAMASRELNKALGYQKNANKWCLYLLLGLLVIFFVLLLIVFI
- the CIA1 gene encoding iron-sulfur cluster assembly protein CIA1 (ancestral locus Anc_5.631) → MQLFIHRQKTKDYSDKRFPDAMIELVESLALHKDKVWSLDDSNGLLATGSTDRCIKIVNLKSSRQVIDELDDTVHKKTIRSVAWRPASCLLAAGSFDSTISIWGKDDSSNDYTSTMADFEMELLAIIEGHENEVKSVAWSYDGTYLASCSRDKSVWIWETDEMGEEYECISVLQEHSQDVKHVVWHPSLHLLASSSYDDTIRIWKEFDDDWEAAAILNGHEGTVWCSDFEKSESSIRLCSGSDDRTVRIWKFAGDSEDDEQEWTCEATLPQVHTRAVYSVAWGPNGLIASTGSDGTLAVYQEVNGVWNVVAKTKQCHGTHEVNVVKWTTVDGVTMLITGGDDGHVNIWKYTNL
- the CYC2 gene encoding oxidoreductase (ancestral locus Anc_5.632), with product MIIGGAIRRTYATSRLSDPWKSFKGPRWAVAVTTAAAGSAIYFKWRQSEARELSPEYFTPYRISFKEDIDRSHFLLELTPVVEQQQNLWAKLGCEKLWSVEIKQPEVMVVRNYTPLPLQMNKDNKSLEILQDGEHAGGKLLFYIKQYEQGEVARWLHRLPENHIVELRGPFIDYEFPHYKSEIKRDRSFLRSNGSDDEGKEETFIFQPFDIAMFTAGTGVVTALQLLLTENPFRGTIDLFYSCHSYDELGPLGTILRTLERSNRVRLHVIESRNRSSRAENLKIISKSILPPSPYTGQVPYKGKKSSILEPVLSLVCGPEGYVAAIAGPKYEPAQGPVLGLLEKKQWTSDNVYKLS